From a single Bacteroidota bacterium genomic region:
- a CDS encoding leucine-rich repeat domain-containing protein, with the protein MKRVALLVAFLLPLMAYSQVVAIAVDTLQGDSEFKGEIDLVILLSTSKENSQRDLQRLMEAEDCRRFKRIAIAVDSSIAEIPEILFTWTWVSKLWIYGDLEYFAAGFENHQIPMPNHEKIPRKFRRFINLEELQISLLPIRKIGIVGRLKKINVLKLNSILLRRLPLSVGTLKELSTLSVSNSPFQKLPNWIGNLSNLSEINISNTGVKSLPKQLFSCELLRTIDFSFTNVSLVPDEIKSLSNLERIVAPGEIQYCSPSICELPVLKIFIGGFTDSAVRPKCLDDTLQWENADLVYVKR; encoded by the coding sequence ATGAAAAGAGTTGCTCTACTTGTTGCATTCTTATTGCCACTTATGGCTTATTCTCAGGTCGTTGCCATCGCTGTAGACACTTTGCAAGGAGATTCAGAATTCAAGGGTGAAATTGATTTGGTTATTCTGCTTTCCACGAGTAAAGAAAATAGCCAAAGGGATCTTCAACGATTGATGGAGGCGGAAGACTGTAGAAGGTTTAAAAGAATAGCAATTGCAGTAGACTCTTCGATTGCTGAAATTCCGGAAATTCTATTTACGTGGACCTGGGTTTCTAAGTTGTGGATTTATGGCGATCTTGAATATTTTGCGGCTGGTTTCGAAAACCATCAAATTCCCATGCCGAATCATGAAAAAATTCCACGGAAATTCCGAAGATTCATCAATTTGGAGGAATTGCAAATTTCATTATTGCCAATCCGAAAAATTGGTATTGTTGGTCGATTGAAGAAAATTAACGTACTAAAGTTGAATTCGATTTTGTTGCGACGCCTTCCGCTCTCCGTCGGTACCTTAAAAGAGCTATCCACTTTGAGTGTTTCAAATTCTCCTTTTCAAAAATTGCCAAATTGGATCGGAAATCTCTCCAACCTAAGCGAAATCAACATCTCGAACACGGGTGTTAAATCATTGCCAAAGCAACTGTTTTCCTGCGAATTGCTAAGAACCATTGATTTTTCCTTCACAAACGTGAGTTTGGTTCCTGATGAAATTAAGAGCTTGTCTAATTTGGAAAGAATCGTTGCACCAGGAGAAATTCAATATTGCTCCCCATCGATTTGCGAATTGCCCGTCCTGAAAATATTTATAGGAGGGTTTACTGATTCTGCTGTCCGCCCAAAGTGTCTTGACGACACACTACAATGGGAAAACGCAGATTTGGTGTATGTAAAAAGGTAA